tAATATGGATACTTatttatgattatattattaaaaccCTTTTTTCTTGCGTTAACTGTACCgtataaattgaaaaaagggaaaatattCATTCATTAGTTTTATAATAGACCGCAAAACATAAGTGTGAAATTCCATGAGaaaatttcatattattatgtttttctgCTATAATTGTTATGTTTATAAATTCGTTTctactattatataatagtaatcTCCATcttatataagtataaatattttgtttttatattacttatgTTTTacgaaaattaaaatgttgtGTCTGCACGTCCATCTATAAATATGTCAATGTGTAACTTTAAgctgttttctttttataatttttgttttaaaataatttagtaACATCCttcatattttctaaataacaaaaatattttattctttcattTAAGGTACTGTAAGCTGACCCAAATAACAATGGGGAAACAACCGCCCATTATGGGAGAAAGATACATactttgaatatatatattttccagttatacaaatatttataattttttctttttttttttgagaaaaaattgcaaaaaaaaatttttacattaaacTATAATATgattaatttatgtatttagaATGTGTATTCTTGAATTCTAATTAATGTACTTTAACTATAGTTCCTAAtccataaataattaatatgtaaaatttatctatatatttttaatattgctattacttttttacaatttagttcgctgtatatttatgtatgtatgtatatatatatatgtaaagtagttattaattattaagaaatagaagaaaataataaaataataataataactcaAACAACTCTTCAATCATTGAAACCTTAAATTTTTAGTTAAAAATGTAGTAACTGTAAATGAAATGTAGGAAAAGTGTTCTATCAAAGAAAATTCTATGTTTCCCATTTTctgtaaatttttacatttatgcTTTTAAATGGGGTATGCAATTAATAAAACAGTTTGGTCTAACAATAACATTTCAAaagattcttttttttttttttttttttttttttgcttgtTGCCTTACGtcctatttttaaaagtgaCATTTGTTTATTgtgtaaacaaatatatttgtaaataataaatatttaagttgtttttttatagaatttttaatgaatgtTTGGATGAATAGCATactgtttataaaaaaataggtgTAAGAACTTATCGATTTCtagcaaaacaaaaaatagaaaagcaTTGAAATATTATAGGATTAAAAGATGGAGTACCAAATGATGggttatacaaaaaaaaaaagattcaTCAAATCGTAAAAAAAGTAaccaaagaaaaaaataaaatatcatttgAAAGTTCTTAATATAATGCAGAAAGGCATAAATGAGATAGGAAAAGTAAATCTTTTGTATATAACATGGGAGatccatatttttatacaagAACATCCAAGAGaagtaattatataaagttaGAGATTTTATGAAAGCcgattttatgtttttaacaaaaaagttACAATTTTAAGAAGGCTTATTTAATGCTATAACTATTTTCCTTGTACCAATTATGATACTACTAAAggttgtaatatatttaaattgtatGTAATggtataaatattaacaaatttttattaacgaCATCTCATTCATTCAATATAGGATTAGTAATATGCACGTTTATATTTATGGCAGcgattatttatatatagaaaaaaactGTAATATGTAGTAAGTTGGTAcctttacaaaaaataaaatgagtgATTCTATGCTTCTTTACGTAAAGTACTAATTTATTAGTGGTAAGttctgtaatttttttagtgaTATACacgaataaaaaacatatctGTAAATACGTAGGTTTCATAAGTCACCTGCATGTGCATAGCCTTTTTGGTCCGAAgcagtaaaaaaataatcttttaatttttatgttcatttgaataatttaatattttttaatttgtattttaaattattctctGAGCTTAATACAACATTGTGgttttacatttacatttttgtatataactagattattatgaaatatatctatccattaaaataaatgtaaaaaaacgaatttcacataattttattgaatttgTATGGAAATTTATACTGCAACTGTAAAGAATGTtactttctatttttttattttcttctagTCTAAAATGACTATTTGTTaccataattaaaaaaatgttttattatttttaaattaaagatAAATGCGTCTTGTTTTGCATATGAATGAACAGAGTGAATGAATATCGTTATGCtgtaatattatgttttgcttagtttaaatatatataacaagtGTATTTTACGTTGCAAGAGTATTATCAtcatacatttaattttactggaaatttatatgagataagaataaatttaaaaaaaggaagccAGAGGACTACAATAAATTAACGCATACATgttatttcttataatatatatgataatttttatcaattttgCTTTAAcgtctttttattattaggaaaaattttgtttaattaataCTAAAAATGTTATGTAAGACACAAAAAGGTATtcaacatttatattattttaaaaagaagataaaaaataaacgtcttttttgcttatttttattatgctttATACTGTAGTAgatttattaatactatttcATGATACATATTCTTATACTTTACTATTTGTGGTTAATATTAGGTTcaataatacatatgtatcgaagaattttacttttactttatttttaatattttttttaacctggtttactatatattatcttacatttgtgtataataaaaaggttCTCAATATTCAGCAAATAATATTggttattttatatatatttgttgtaGATCgtattctatatttatttatattaaaatattcattttatgtagacttaataatttaactttttttgtcttttttgaagaaacttacaataattaaataaatgtaaatttatatgaactACGAATACGTTAACTAAGTTTTGagcatattatattaattactaaaaattaatgtcCATTAAATGCTACAGttgcattaaaaatatatcatcataaaaaaatacttaaatgaaaatagatATAACACTCATTTTTGtgattaattatataactttATGTTGACAAAATTCAGAAAATCTACTTGTAAATGTACAGGTAAAAACACATAATAGCTTCATGGTAAATATCATTGTAAACTTGTTAATTCAaacaagaaaataatattttcattaaatatttatacatagtacattatcatttatttttaaacaaaacattgaagtaaaaaaagttatatactCATTAATTATACAACATTAATATCTATTACTAATTAGAAGAAAcacaaattattaatatagtaAGTGTAATCAGAAAAAATGGGAACTACAAGCAGTGTATGTCTACAAtgagcaaaaaaatattaagcggttaacataataaatatattatatgaattattaaatataactataaactacaaatatatatatatttaatagtactattaatttatgatatgaatatatatataaaagtagaaacaaattaaatattttgcgAATAAATGAACAATTAAAGATTACTCATTAATTTGGGTGCGTATGATTAATTAATAACGTTAATTTAAATTGACATAGACATtttaaatagatatataattcaaaatataattcagaaaaaaatatatattccaaCAAATTACGAACTCTGCTATTACATGAGGTTCCAAAAATATCTATTAAAtggaataatattataagtttacataatttgtattttattatatattcgtTATACAAAAtggtatttattattaatataaactgttactattttttatataaatataattttgtaatatttaagaaataagTTTTCAATTAATATTCACATTTCAAGGGTTCGCACGTTAGAATCCTTTTCATACTATTCTTAtagcaatatatataattataaataatatatttgcacatatatttatgaaatcgagaaaaaagaatattatttttgtacattGTATGTTAGGTTAATATAAATgacatattaaatttaaagattttttttttttttttgggtaAATTAATTTCTAGAAAAGGTATTTGCCATAAACAAATTagtattatttcattattatacgtttaaaataatatatttaattatataatatttttacaattatctACAGTCAAAAAGTATTAATTAGaaggaatattaaaaatattgaaatatatatattttttctattataagATTATTTCGTTGAAAGTGTAATTATTTCGtttgtattatttgtattaaagTTTAAATTTAGTAAATGATTTTgggtaatatttatttttatatatattaaaaaataatatttttgatgTTCTCtctataatttaaaattgaaaatatttatgtacatatatatataagatacTGCATATACATTACagcatattattttatcgtataaatattacgtaaaattatattttattacaatattttttaatattaaaagtatgaaaaatactttactacaattatttttatgttatttttttttttattattaatatttctatagaactagtaaatttttttttttcaaaaaaaaaaaaaaatattaattttattcataaaatttttttttagtaatatgtatatatataaaatatacttttttatatttttaaaaaattataatacgcaatttataataatacgaAGCAAAAATATGAAACTGCTAAATTGGATTGAAtgtttttaacatataagaattttgtaaataattttattacaataatGGAACTTGTAAAATAACAGTGATTAAAAGTTCTACATACCCTTAGGGTATATATCCACAAGTTAGCTTATAATTTGTGACATGAAAGaaattgtctttttttttttttttccttgatgttatgttattatatgcTTTATAATAACGGATgataaataacaataaataattataaattaatgtttaaatattatgtacaaaaatttatgtttacTATTAGGAAATACTGCGTATAAGTTAATGCTgtatttctaatatatgtttatgtatccATTTTAAGGCACATATATTcagtattttaaatatataaaataaaaagttcaACTACGAAAGGagtccttttattttatatattttttctgaaaagtgttaataggaaaaatttagaattgTTCTGTTAGactgttacatatatatatatatatatattttatttttatcaataaaatttacttcactaaaaattattgtatttgatgtttctttttttataaagtatAATGGAAATATACACCCAAATgttcttaattttaattttctttgtatactttatatttgtattttatttatgatatttaatattattaaaaaaaataataataaaataaaaatatcaaaataaaCTGTACCTATGTATCATTACCTTGCAAATTTacaatgtattttttatttgtgtaAGGATATTATGagattaaaaaatttcaacgtgaaatgaaaaatgaaaattttcattttacttaGAACTGCAGtatttatactttatatatatatatattattatttgaatagCAAGGTATAGTGAAATATTCCCAAAACTTtgctttatattatttgcaACGTcgtgttatatatttatgtatgtatatgtatatatatgtataaatgtgtatGTTTATGAGAAAATGCTgttaataagtaaataaatatatcacattatagataataaaaatgttttttcttctttgtAGTTTTTCTTTGATAAATATTTGGATTATAAGAATTGTGCAGATAGTATATCAGTTTCAAGAACTTATAGATTATTTTCAGAacataagaataaaaaagaaaatttaaaatctaaaaaagagaaatcaGAAAAAgcagataataataaaggaaaTGATAATGCTAAATtgataaataatgaaaattcaaaaacaaaagacaaaaaatcagacaaaaaaaaaatagatgcACGAACTAATCATTTTGCATTAATAGataattttttggaaaatcGTGTAAATGCAGCAATAACTAGTctacataaatttaaaacatgTTCTGATCCTACTTTGAAATCGGGTTTAAAAGTTGAAGTATTAAGGAATTACATGATAATATTTGGTGGACCAATAGCATTTATGGTGGTAACAATTATAGATGGTGTTATTGAATacgtttttaataaatttcttgGAATTTCATTGGTGTCTGGTATATTATGCATTTTAAAGGCTCTCTATGTGTTCATAAAGTTCAGAAAATGTTCAAAACAGTTAGAAGCACAAAGAAAGGTAATCATGGAAAATCCTAAAATGTGGGAAGAGGAGCAAAAAAGGCAGAAGGAGGAGGAGGAAAAAAGGCGGAAATTGAAGGAGTTGATATGTCAGAAGAAGAGAGAGAGACAAATATGGAAGGACgagatgaaaaaaagaaagaagaagGAGAAGCAGAAATGGCTGAAagagatgaaaaaaaaaattaagaagaaggattggaaaaaatttttagtgcctagttatttattatatacaattctctccaaaaaaatattttacatgtaACTGATAAagttattctttatatttaatttaattatgatattaaaaaaacctcttttatgaaaatcatttttattattgcatactatataacatattatatatatatttttacacaatattaaaaaaatatatgtttactaTTTATAACAGTTtgaatgtttatatattttttttagtattttataatattttgatttGATGTTTTAGTGTTTTGCTTtaacacatttatatattagatatatacaaattttttttgttttaaaaaaatatcaatttGATCTTGTTTAGTACTGAAAACAATAAGATGTGCTTTATAcacaaaaattatgtttatgCATATCTTACGTAAATTtgtattaatgtatatatgtgttctttcaatttaatatataaaatccaCAGTAACAcaactttatttattaatgtaatacaaatttttaatgataatactttttattatttttttttattggttTGATtgtttaaatatgtttttaaatatattataaattatatttaatttaaatatatgattttcttcatttaataaaactaaatGCTTAGTATTCTATTAGTTTGtatatagtttttatttaaaactgaacttaaaaaatgatctttgtaaaaaaattagtattataaaattatatttcaaaaattacaaataagtatatttttaatgaatttttatatttgttttgtgtaattttaaaagtataaaattatcCATACAcacaataattattatactgTTAATGAATTATTAGTGGAATATCAGTTTTAGAATTCATAAAGCttcttataattatattaaggaatataagttttttataattttattttttaacgtacataattattatagttaattctattttataaaaattacttaaatatatattataagaaaaattgacaataaaaatagatattaaatatttttgtttttgacTTTATTAATCGAATATACTATTGAACATATGTTATTGTTATGTTAGAACGTATCATATGACAATTAGGCGTTTTGTTTtgtcttaaaaaaattaccacctaataaaataaaataatataattacaataaaattcAATTAAACATTAAACagtttgaaaaataaattttaaaataaatttattttttacataatatcattatatatatagaaagtTATTTAGACATTTATGatacttaaaaatttttttatatacatgcattTCTCAGATCACTAATGAGATTTTAAGTGTGTGAAAAAATGTAGAGCTTATATTAGTGACCAGGAATATTTTTGGAAA
The window above is part of the Plasmodium malariae genome assembly, chromosome: 10 genome. Proteins encoded here:
- the PmUG01_10049600 gene encoding Plasmodium exported protein, unknown function, whose translation is MKIFILLRTAVFILYIYIYYYLNSKFFFDKYLDYKNCADSISVSRTYRLFSEHKNKKENLKSKKEKSEKADNNKGNDNAKLINNENSKTKDKKSDKKKIDARTNHFALIDNFLENRVNAAITSLHKFKTCSDPTLKSGLKVEVLRNYMIIFGGPIAFMVVTIIDGVIEYVFNKFLGISLVSGILCILKALYVFIKFRKCSKQLEAQRKVIMENPKMWEEEQKRQKEEEEKRRKLKELICQKKRERQIWKDEMKKRKKKEKQKWLKEMKKKIKKKDWKKFLVPSYLLYTILSKKIFYM